A segment of the Leptospira barantonii genome:
CTTTGGAAATAACTTGGTGATTCGTCTGATCAATTTTCTTTTTGCGGTTAAGCTCAGAGACGCCATGAGCGGTTACAGGATTTTTTCGAATCGTTTCGTTCGTCATTATCCGATTCTTTCCAAAGGGTTCGAGTTGGAGATAGAGATGACCTTGCACGTTTTGGATAAACGTCTTTCGTATTTGGAAGTTCCGGTTCGTTATTTGGATCGTCCTAAGGGAAGTTCTTCTAAGTTGAATACGATCCGAGACGGTTATTCGGTTGTTAAGAATATTCTCTGGATTTTTAAAGATTATAAGCCGATGCACTTTTTCGGTTTTATATCGGGAGCCGCGTTCCTTGCGTCCTTATGTGTGGGCTTTCCGGCTATTTTGGATTATATCCGATACCGCTATGTCTATCACGTTCCTTTGGCGATTCTTGCGACCGGGTTGATGATCGGTTCCATGATTAATTTTTCGATCGGGCTCATTCTTCATACCGTTTCCAAAATTCAACGATTCAATTTCGAGCTCGAGATCATAAAATGGAAAGGATGAGCTTGAGCTAACTTTTGACTTTTATTAGAGTTTCTTTTTTTCCGTTCGGATTAAAAATAGATCCCCTTCGTTTGCGATCGGAGTAAAGATCAACTTCGGATAAAGAAAATTCAATTCCACTAAACTGTT
Coding sequences within it:
- a CDS encoding glycosyltransferase family 2 protein, with the protein product MASEKNITVLLPAYNEELTIADTILSFFKELPKAEFIVIDNNSKDRTNEIAKATLKKHKIRGKVVSEFKQGKANAIRKGFASSYAECYVMVDADMTYPAEEVHRLIEAREEGGYDMVVGDRLSGGGYKKENKRTFHSFGNNLVIRLINFLFAVKLRDAMSGYRIFSNRFVRHYPILSKGFELEIEMTLHVLDKRLSYLEVPVRYLDRPKGSSSKLNTIRDGYSVVKNILWIFKDYKPMHFFGFISGAAFLASLCVGFPAILDYIRYRYVYHVPLAILATGLMIGSMINFSIGLILHTVSKIQRFNFELEIIKWKG